A single Caretta caretta isolate rCarCar2 chromosome 2, rCarCar1.hap1, whole genome shotgun sequence DNA region contains:
- the GLIPR2 gene encoding Golgi-associated plant pathogenesis-related protein 1, producing MGKSASKQFAEEVLKAHNDYRKKHGVPPLKLCKKLNSGAQQYAETLASTRVLQHSPESSNGKCGENLAWASYDQPGKEVAERWYTEIKNYSFQNPGFSSGTGHFTAMVWKNTKKMGIGKATANDGSTFVVARYDPPGNVVNPGFYEENVLPPKK from the exons CTTCCAAACAATTTGCTGAAGAGGTCTTAAAAGCCCACAATGACTACAGGAAGAAGCATGGCGTCCCGCCACTGAAGCTTTGCAAGAAGTTAAACAGTGGAGCACAACA GTATGCAGAAACACTGGCTAGCACCAGGGTCCTCCAACACAGCCCTGAGTCTTCAAATGGAAAATGTGGAGAAAATCTAGCGTGGGCTTCCTATGATCAGCCAG GAAAGGAAGTAGCTGAAAGATGgtacactgaaataaaaaattacagCTTTCAAAACCCAGGGTTTTCTTCTGGGACAG GTCACTTTACAGCAATGGTTTGGAAGAACACAAAGAAGATGGGAATTGGAAAAGCCACAGCAAATGATGGCTCCACATTTGTGGTGGCCAGATACGATCCACCTGGAAATGTAGTAAATCCAGGTTTCTATGAAGAAAACGTTCTTCCtccaaagaaataa
- the LOC125631923 gene encoding uncharacterized protein LOC125631923: protein MKLKELRQAYQKTREANGRSGSEPQTYRFYDELHAILGGSATTTPAVLFDSFNGDGGNTEAGFGDEEDSSQQASGETGFPDSQELFLTLDLEPVLPEPTQGCFLDPAGGERTSAAYVSVITGSSPSQRLVKIRKKKKCTRDEMFFELMLSSHTDRAQTNAWRQIMSECRKAQNDREERWRAEESKWWAEESKWRAEDRAEAQMWRQCDERRQDSTLRLLEDQTSMLQCMVELQQRQLEHRLPLQSLCNQPPSSPSSIASTPRRPRMQRGGHRPTSHSTTEDCPKKRRLAFNKF from the exons atgaaacttaaggagctgaggcaagcctaccagaaaaccagagaggcgaacggccgctccgggtcagagccccaaacataccgcttctatgatgagctgcatgccattttaggaggttcagccaccactaccccagccgtgttgtttgactccttcaatggagatggaggcaacacggaagcaggttttggggatgaagaagatagctcacagcaagcaagcggagaaactggttttcccgacagccaggaattgtttctcaccctggacctggagccagtacttcctgaacccacccaaggctgcttcctggacccggcaggtggagaaaggacctccg ctgcatatgtttcagtgatcacaggatcttctccttcccagaggctagtgaagattagaaagaaaaaaaaatgcactcgagatgaaatgttctttgagctcatgctgtcctcccacactgacagagcacagacgaatgcatggaggcaaataatgtcagagtgcaggaaagcacaaaatgaccgggaggagaggtggcgggctgaagagagtaagtggtgggctgaagagagtaagtggcgggctgaagacagggctgaagctcaaatgtggcggcagtgtgatgagaggaggcaggattcaacgctgaggctgctggaggaccaaaccagtatgctccagtgtatggttgagctgcagcaaaggcagctggagcacagactgccactacagtccctgtgtaaccaaccgccctcctccccaagttccatagcctccacacccagacgcccaagaatgcagcgggggggccaccggccaaccagccactccaccacagaggattgcccaaaaaaaagaaggctggcattcaataaattttaa